Proteins from one Triticum aestivum cultivar Chinese Spring chromosome 7A, IWGSC CS RefSeq v2.1, whole genome shotgun sequence genomic window:
- the LOC123148033 gene encoding alpha-amylase/trypsin inhibitor CM2-like, giving the protein MASKSSITPLLLAAVLVSVFAAAAATGPYCYPGMGLPRNPLEGCREYVTQQICGVGIVGPPVSTEPGNTPWDRCCRELSNASQHCRCEALCYFIGRRSDPNSGVLKDLPECPKEAQRDFAKVLVMPGHCNMMTVHNAPYCLGLDFFCGGKKECITQEPETSSLHRLEMLSGPERSQTTVRSSDRSFEH; this is encoded by the coding sequence ATGGCGTCCAAGTCTAGCATCAcccccctcctcttggccgccgtCCTGGTCTCCGTCTTCGCCGCTGCTGCGGCCACAGGCCCATATTGCTACCCGGGGATGGGCCTTCCGAGAAACCCGCTTGAAGGCTGCCGGGAGTATGTCACACAGCAAATCTGCGGCGTCGGCATTGTCGGGCCGCCGGTGTCCACCGAGCCGGGGAACACCCCATGGGATCGGTGCTGCAGGGAGCTTTCCAATGCTTCGCAGCATTGCCGGTGTGAGGCGTTGTGCTACTTCATAGGGCGGAGGTCTGATCCGAATTCCGGCGTGCTCAAGGACCTCCCCGAGTGCCCCAAGGAGGCCCAGAGGGACTTCGCCAAGGTGCTTGTCATGCCGGGGCACTGCAACATGATGACCGTTCACAACGCCCCATACTGCCTCGGTTTGGACTTTTTTTGCGGGGGTAAAAAGGAGTGTATTACTCAAGAGCCTGAAACATCATCCCTACACAGACTAGAGATGTTAAGCGGGCCCGAGCGGAGCCAGACCACAGTTCGGTCCTCCGATCGGTCCTTTGAACACTAG